Proteins found in one Syntrophorhabdaceae bacterium genomic segment:
- the selD gene encoding selenide, water dikinase SelD, which yields MPEDKNVIVGIEGFEDAGVYKITDEVAIVQTIDFFTPIVDDPYWFGQIAAANALSDIYAMGAVPKTALNMVCFSLKRFGIAVLKEIIRGGIDKIREADVSLLGGHSVDDEEIKYGLSVTGVVHPDRVILNEGALPGDALILTKPLGTGILNTGIKGKVLSEGSIKRLVEIMAQLNRKASEAMLSVRTHAGTDVTGFGLVGHLKEMIRESIGVEIFKDRIPYFAEAVELVKSGFVPGGLYRNRDFYKEHVISEVEDFFYDIIFDPQTSGGLLFAVA from the coding sequence ATTCCAGAGGACAAAAACGTGATTGTCGGTATAGAAGGTTTTGAGGACGCCGGTGTCTACAAGATCACCGACGAGGTCGCCATTGTCCAGACAATAGATTTTTTTACGCCCATTGTGGACGATCCTTACTGGTTTGGACAGATCGCCGCGGCGAATGCCCTGAGTGACATCTATGCCATGGGCGCTGTGCCGAAGACGGCGTTGAACATGGTATGCTTTTCCCTGAAAAGATTTGGCATAGCCGTTCTCAAGGAGATTATCAGGGGAGGGATAGACAAGATAAGGGAGGCAGACGTAAGTCTCCTGGGGGGACACAGTGTTGATGACGAAGAGATCAAGTACGGTCTTTCGGTAACCGGTGTTGTTCATCCCGACAGGGTTATTTTGAATGAAGGGGCACTCCCCGGTGACGCCCTGATCCTGACGAAGCCGCTTGGCACAGGAATTTTGAACACAGGGATTAAAGGGAAGGTCCTCAGTGAAGGTTCTATCAAAAGATTGGTTGAGATCATGGCGCAACTGAACAGAAAGGCATCGGAGGCAATGCTCTCTGTCAGGACGCACGCAGGTACGGATGTGACGGGTTTCGGGCTTGTGGGCCACCTCAAGGAGATGATCAGGGAATCTATCGGCGTGGAGATATTCAAAGACAGGATCCCCTATTTCGCGGAGGCAGTGGAACTCGTGAAATCCGGCTTTGTACCCGGCGGTCTGTACAGGAACAGGGATTTTTATAAAGAGCATGTCATAAGCGAGGTGGAGGACTTCTTCTACGATATTATCTTTGATCCCCAGACGTCGGGAGGCCTGCTTTTCGCCGTGGCGC